A genome region from Cucumis sativus cultivar 9930 chromosome 4, Cucumber_9930_V3, whole genome shotgun sequence includes the following:
- the LOC101217383 gene encoding zinc finger CCCH domain-containing protein 25 encodes MNPLTLVKRIQKINSQEAALGISEEASWHAKYKDSAYVFVGGIPYDLTEGDLLAVFAQYGEIVDVNLIRDKGTGKSKGYAFVAYEDQRSTNLAVDNLNGAQILGRIVRVDHVSKYKKKEEEDEEEEQKKREARGVCRAFQRGECTRGAGCKFSHDEQRAADTGWGAAEDASSKWGHDKFDSRKNHDKELHAKGRKTSDNLGRHPRETSGSLRQENRPRGWDDSKESELKSREDHGGKDEKRSRRYDLDGNSDPKSGDDQYKGEEKRSSRNHDDNRKDEKRSRKHDNDDEMKLEDDRYRKEENRYRRNQDNELPQHSRRDYKTREEDRSSKRHGDKEYPPKLREDDKRRERDVSVRHRSESYRRENPDEKRDYRSSHGGRDSSSHSHRERNEDRRR; translated from the exons ATGAATCCCTTAACCCTAGTCAAACGCATCCAGAAAATAAATTCTCAAGAGGCAGCGCTTGGGATTTCTGAGGAAGCTTCATGGCACGCCAAATACAAAGATTCCGCCTACGTTTTCGTCGGAGGCATTCCTTATGATCTCACTGAGGGTGATCTCCTCGCCGTCTTCGCCCA GTATGGAGAGATTGTAGATGTCAATCTTATCAGAGACAAGGGTACAGGAAAATCAAAAGGCTATGCCTTTGTTGCATATGAAGATCAGAGAAGTACAAATCTTGCTGTAG ATAATTTGAATGGTGCACAGATTCTAGGTCGGATCGTTAGGGTTGATCATGtgtctaaatataaaaagaaggaagaggaagatgaagaagaagaacaaaaaaagagggaaGCTCGGGGTGTTTGTCGTGCCTTTCAAAGGGGTGAATGTACTCGCGGAGCTGGATGCAAATTCTCTCATGATGAGCAG AGAGCTGCAGACACGGGCTGGGGGGCGGCAGAAGATGCAAGTTCAAAATGGGGGCATGACAAGTTTGACAGTAGAAAAAATCACGACAAAGAATTACATGCAAAAGGAAGGAAAACTAGTGATAACTTAGGAAGACATCCAAGGGAGACTAGTGGAAGCCTGAGGCAGGAAAATAGACCAAGAGGTTGGGATGATAGTAAAGAATCAGAGCTCAAGTCGAGAGAGGATCATGGTGGGAAAGATGAGAAGAGATCGAGAAGATATGATCTTGATGGCAATTCTGATCCAAAGTCAGGAGATGATCAATATAAAGGGGAAGAGAAAAGATCTAGTAGGAACCACGATGATAACAGGAAAGACGAGAAAAGATCGAGAAAACATGACAATGATGATGAGATGAAATTAGAAGATGATCGCTAtaggaaggaagaaaataggTATAGAAGGAACCAAGACAATGAACTCCCACAGCATTCGAGAAGAGACTACAAAACAAGGGAAGAAGACAGATCATCAAAAAGGCACGGCGACAAAGAGTATCCACCAAAGCTGAGGGAAGATGataaaagaagggaaagagaTGTATCGGTAAGACATCGCTCAGAATCATATAGGAGGGAAAATCCAGATGAGAAAAGAGATTATCGTTCCTCTCATGGTGGTAGAGATTCTTCATCACATTCTCATAGAGAAAGAAACGAGGACCGTCGTAGATAA
- the LOC101208740 gene encoding chlorophyll a-b binding protein CP29.1, chloroplastic, with the protein MATAAATSSFLGTRLAEIVPSSGRVQARFGFGKKKSPPKKSPSSKVISDRPLWFPGAKAPEWLDGSLVGDYGFDPFGLGKPAEYLQYDLDSLDQNLAKNVAGDIIGTRFESAEVKSTPFQPYTEVFGLQRFRECELIHGRWAMLATLGALSVEWLTGVTWQDAGKVELVEGSSYLGQPLPFSITTLIWIEVLVIGYIEFQRNAELDPEKRLYPGGKFFDPLGLAEDPEKKAVLQLAEIKHARLAMVAFLGFAVQAAVTGKGPLNNWATHLSDPLHTTIIDNFSS; encoded by the exons ATGGCCACCGCCGCCGCAACCTCCTCCTTCCTCGGTACACGCCTCGCCGAAATAGTCCCCAGTTCTGGCAGAGTCCAAGCCCGGTTCGgctttggaaagaaaaagagtccGCCGAAGAAATCGCCGTCGTCTAAGGTGATTTCCGACCGGCCCCTGTGGTTTCCAGGAGCCAAGGCCCCGGAATGGCTGGACGGAAGCTTGGTAGGGGACTATGGATTTGATCCATTTGGGTTGGGGAAACCGGCCGAGTATTTGCAGTATGATTTGGACTCGTTGGATCAAAATTTGGCCAAGAATGTGGCCGGAGATATAATTGGGACAAGATTTGAGAGCGCGGAAGTGAAATCGACGCCGTTTCAGCCGTACACGGAGGTATTTGGATTGCAGAGATTCCGTGAGTGTGAGCTTATTCATGGACGGTGGGCAATGCTGGCTACACTCGGTGCTCTCTCTGTTGAATGGCTCACCGGTGTTACTTGGCAAGACGCCGGAAAA GTAGAATTAGTGGAAGGTTCATCGTACCTAGGCCAACCACTTCCCTTCTCCATCACTACACTAATCTGGATCGAAGTTCTAGTGATCGGTTACATTGAGTTCCAAAGGAATGCGGAGCTGGACCCGGAGAAAAGGTTGTACCCAGGAGGCAAGTTTTTCGACCCTCTGGGGTTGGCTGAGGACCCAGAAAAGAAAGCAGTGCTACAATTGGCTGAGATCAAGCATGCTCGCCTAGCCATGGTTGCGTTCCTTGGGTTTGCGGTTCAAGCTGCTGTGACTGGCAAAGGTCCACTCAACAACTGGGCTACCCATCTCAGTGACCCTCTCCACACCACTATTATTGACAACTTCTCTTCTTAA
- the LOC101208497 gene encoding protein yippee-like → MGRLFLITLDGNFYSCKHCKTHLALSKDIISRTFYCRHGRAYLFNNVVNVTVGEQEERMMITGLHTVVDIFCVGCGSIIGWKYEVAYDKSQKYKEGKYILEMFKVLAPDGTGYLASHDPQLVGSDGDGDDA, encoded by the exons ATGGGGAggctttttttaattactctGGATGGGAATTTCTATAGTTGCAAACACTGTAAAACTCATCTCGCCCTTTCTAAAGACATAATTTCAAGG ACTTTCTATTGCAGGCATGGAAGGGCTTACTTGTTTAATAACGT TGTCAATGTCACAGTTGGAGAACAAGAAGAACGGATGATGATCACAGGATTGCACACCGTTGTTGACATATTTTGTGTTGGTTGTGGTTCAATTATTGGCTGGAAATAT GAGGTTGCGTATGACAAATCACAAAAGTATAAGGAAGGAAAATACATCCTTGAAAT GTTCAAGGTGTTGGCTCCCGATGGAACTGGGTACTTGGCAAGTCATGATCCACAGCTTGTAGGGAGTGATGGCGATGGCGACGATGCCTGA
- the LOC101217147 gene encoding probable serine/threonine-protein kinase nek3: protein MFTNDTEGEVVMLLDMRTVEKEMDNDNLLHRSCSEDLDPNLETVSFSLSEANNNGGCSPVSKNVVSPVPPRKIRTEDFLDSENEKSDYDWLLTPPGTPLFPSMETESQKNTTNKNDMMNSRSTALKPRLVNIQEECNSVSNIASKHPNLQSGQLNSSCASNKKPSSKASSATASRSATPTSRQTLTKTTKPSRSATPTSRVNTKASAPPVRSSTPAKTTAQSSTPTEKSVTTTKQTSRSATPNRCPSKPTCSSITSRPNGRSSSTSKSNARSSSNPRPSRGTFPSIKTRPSKPSEAPKFTLDEAASPMPERPASTTKGRPIVASSAKSSSGRTMSNGKTRQKPNSPSKQFASNGSSAYNSGKVFPFKPRIRCPDDNEVSPVVMGTKMVERVVNMRKLVPPKQGDYRPSIGDPSSKSSADIPGFGRTLSNKSLDMALRHMDITRSISGKVRPVITKTQTSSMNNGSSRSTKAGTTGVSDSPLATSSNGSSAPSAWSNSIRLDESETEDNELSTEMVSS from the exons ATGTTCACTAACGACACGGAGGGAGAGGTCGTAATGTTGCTCGATATGCGAACGGTTGAGAAGGAGATGGATAATGACAATCTACTGCATCGGAGCTGCTCGGAGGATCTTGATCCTAATTTAGAAACCGTTTCGTTTTCCCTTTCCG AAGCTAATAATAATGGTGGATGTTCACCTGTCTCCAAGAATGTTGTATCACCTGTTCCACCGCGGAAGATCAGAACGGAGGATTTTTTGGattcagaaaatgaaaaatctgATTACGACTG GCTCCTCACACCACCTGGCACCCCACTCTTTCCATCAATGGAGACAGAATCACAGAAAAATACAAccaataaaaatgatatgatgAATTCTCGTTCCACTGCTCTGAAACCTAGG CTAGTAAACATCCAGGAAGAGTGCAACTCGGTGAGTAACATTGCGTCCAAGCATCCGAATTTGCAATCTGGACAACTGAATTCTTCATGTGCTTCCAATAAAAAGCCATCGTCAAAGGCTTCTTCAGCTACTGCTTCAAGATCTGCGACACCAACCTCACGCCAAACATTAACTAAAACTACAAAGCCTTCAAGATCAGCCACACCAACTTCACGAGTCAACACCAAAGCTTCAGCCCCTCCCGTGAGATCTTCAACGCCTGCAAAAACTACTGCTCAGTCATCAACACCAACTGAAAAATCCGTGACAACTACAAAGCAAACATCAAGGTCAGCAACACCTAATCGCTGTCCATCAAAGCCAACATGTTCGTCTATCACATCACGTCCCAATGGCCGGTCATCTTCGACCTCAAAATCTAATGCTAGAAGTTCTAGTAATCCAAGACCTTCAAGGGGGACCTTTCCATCCATTAAAACCAGACCTTCAAAACCTTCCGAGGCGCCAAAGTTCACACTTGATGAAGCTGCAAGTCCAATGCCCGAAAGGCCGGCTTCAACGACCAAGGGGAGGCCAATTGTGGCCAGTAGTGCTAAATCATCATCCGGTAGGACTATGTCTAATGGGAAAACTAGGCAGAAACCAAACTCTCCTTCGAAGCAATTTGCCTCAAATGGAAGCAGTGCATATAACAGTGGCAAAGTATTTCCATTCAAGCCAAGAATACGTTGCCCTGATGATAATGAGGTTAGCCCTGTGGTCATGGGAACAAAGATGGTGGAAAGGGTAGTGAACATGAGAAAGCTTGTTCCTCCGAAGCAAGGTGACTACCGCCCGAGCATTGGTGATCCGTCCAGCAAGTCCTCTGCTGACATCCCTGGCTTTGGAAGGACACTTTCAAACAAATCATTAGATATGGCTTTGAGGCATATG GATATAACACGAAGCATTTCAGGTAAAGTACGCCCAGTGATTACAAAAACTCAGACTTCCTCCATGAACAATGGCAGTTCAAGGTCCACAAAAGCTGGGACGACTGGAGTTTCAGACTCTCCCCTTGCTACAAGCAGCAATGGCAGTTCTGCACCAAGTGCATGGAGTAATTCTATTCGTCTGGATGAGAGCGAGACTGAAGATAACGAGCTTTCCACAGAGATGGTCTCGTCATAG
- the LOC101208258 gene encoding clathrin light chain 2: MSTFAGTPPSPFDDATNGFEPRLASQRFETFSTFEAESADDSSPIFGNLPYDQGDGVEPTPPTNFSAGGGFSSFSSQQNGKGFDGGFGESDGPILSSPTAMEPEEGFPLREWRRLNAIRLEEKEKREMELLEEIIDEADQYKIEFYRRRKLALDHSKATNRDKEKQYLANQEKFHAEADKNYWKAIAELIPNEVPTIEQRGKKDKEKKPAIVVIQGPKPGKPTDLSRMRQIHLKLKHNTPLHMKPKPPPAEPKAESKKDSSAAGATLAAGSGSAASRTAAVATSEGRTVG, encoded by the exons ATGTCAACCTTCGCCGGAACGCCTCCTTCTCCCTTCGACGATGCCACCAACGGATTCGAACCTCGCCTCGCTTCTCAAAGATTTGAAACCTTTTCAACTTTCGAAGCCGAGTCCGCCGACGACTCCTCACCGATCTTCGGAAATCTGCCGTACGACCAGGGAGACGGCGTTGAGCCGACTCCGCCTACTAATTTCTCGGCGGGTGGAGGATTCTCGAGTTTCTCGTCGCAGCAGAACGGGAAGGGTTTTGATGGCGGTTTTGGCGAATCGGACGGCCCGATCCTCTCGTCGCCGACGGCGATGGAACCGGAGGAAGGATTTCCTTTGAGAGAGTGGCGGAG ATTGAATGCAATTCGATTggaagaaaaggagaagagagagatggaGCTGTTGGAAGAGATAATTGATGAGGCTGATCagtataaaattgaattctaCAGAAGGCGAAAGCTTGCTCTTGATCATAGCAAAGCTACTAATAGGGATAAGGAGAAG CAATATCTAGCAAACCAAGAGAAGTTCCATGCTGAAGCTGATAAGAACTATTGGAAGGCAATTGCAGAACTAATCCCCAATGAGGTACCAACCATTGAACAAAGGGGAAAGAAAGACAAGGAAAAGAAGCCTGCTATTGTTGTTATTCAAGGTCCGAAGCCCGGGAAGCCAACCGATCTCTCGAGAATGCGTCAAATACATCTGAAACTCAAACACAATACCCCTCTTCACATGAAGCCTAAACCCCCACCAGCAGAACCTAAAGCCGAATCGAAAAAGGATTCTTCTGCAGCTGGGGCAACTCTGGCTGCAGGTTCGGGTTCGGCAGCTTCAAGAACTGCTGCTGTTGCTACTTCTGAGGGTAGAACTGTTGGCTGA